Part of the Falco naumanni isolate bFalNau1 chromosome 3, bFalNau1.pat, whole genome shotgun sequence genome is shown below.
tgagTGAGCTCACGTCCCTTTGGTAATGACAAGTGGTGAACTTCTAATTCAGGTCTGTTTGTGATAACACTTTATTAAGCCTTCTTCACTTGCTGCCTGTAAAGGTAGTAAGGGCCTCACCCAGACACATCATTCTGCCACATGCCAGACTTTCGGTGTGAAAAGCCATCCTGTGTGTCGCCACAAAACACAGCTTCTAGGAGGGTGAAAAGTTTGGTTTATGTACCATGGTGGCTGCATCAAAGTGTATGTTCAGGGGTTTTGTTAAGGATTGAGGCTGCCTGGTTTTGAACATGTCTGGAATTCACTGAACTGAATGTAGGAAAAGGGGGTCAAACCAGAACAACATAAATCAAATCAGAGTTTCCCTGTATATACATGCAGTCCCCCTTGAAGTCAATACGTACTTGGTGTACATTACCAATCTGATAGTGGCAGTGAAGGGAAGGTGTTTCTACAGCTAAGAATGAAACTTAACCTTAAACAATTCCTAGTGATCTTTTCCAATGAgaggctttctgctttttttttttgtttgtttgtttggtttgttttggttttgtttttttaataggtgAATACAAGACTGAGAGCTGCAGTCACACTGTGGACACAAAGTGCAGTCCCTGTAGCCCTAACACATACACAGCAATCTGGAATCGGTCTCCGCAGTGCTTTGCCTGCTCGCCACCCTGCAGGAAAGGTAGGCTTGGGTGGCTAAAGAGGCATTTGTGACTTTAACAGCCTGCTCAGGCTGGGCTTGGTTTAACTTAGTCTTTTCTCCCTAAGAGAACGAGGTGCTTTTGTCTGTCACTCGTGTAGTCCCATTCTCATGCTGTTGGTACTGGTAAGATCTGTGGAAAAGAACCAGGGAAAAGCcttgcaggcagccctgccccattttctttctaagtCCTAAAAATGTGACACCAATCTTACATTCTTGGGAACTAAGGCACTGCATTGCTAAAATGGATCCAGATTTCATCAGCAGAGTAACTTCCTGCTTATACTTTCCAGCCCAGGGAGCTTAAGACCTGACTTGCACAGAGGTAAATGCGTAATTACATTCCAGCATCCAGTCATCTCGGTTTGTCTGCTGAACTGACAACAGCCAGCACTAGTTGTGATAGttctatattatttttatttcttttgcaaagcagCATAGTCAGTGAGAGCATGCTGGATGAGTTTgttaaagcagcaaaacaataaataagGTTGTACCAACGTCTGTAGATCAGTCTAATAGATCACATGCATTAACAAATTCAGTCACACTGTTGCCCACCATTTCTAACAGAAACTAGTGTAGAAAATTATCTACTTGGCTCATTGGCAAGTAAGTTTTAAGGATACAGTCTTTATCTTTGGTCTCATCTAAATAGATAATCCTACAAAACTGGTTAATTACAGTATGAAAATGTCTGTAATAAGGTCCCAATCACTTTGGATACAGTTGCACGATCTGCATGGACTGCAGATCTTGGTGTGGCCCCCAGATACTGCAGTGATGAACACAGGTAACACAAATTTGCATATTTATGGTTATGATACAATATACAATACATACAATATACAATATATACAATATAATGCAACATCACCTCATATTAACTTGAAATGTTGCAGGCTATGATTTTATATGTTGCTAATGATATCTTCCCTTATTCTTGTTTTACAAACAGGATTTGTGCAGAATCAGACATGCACTAAATCACAGGACAGAATCTGTAGCTGCCCACCCAATGAGTACTGCATTTCGAAAATATTTGGGTACTGCGAAATCTGTAAAGTGCataaaaaatgtggaaaaggTTACAGAGTTTCCAGAAGAGGTAATTTAATTCTCTATACACACAAAACAGTTTTACTCTATGAAGagggttattttttttgcataaatatttctgaaccTGTCTCCAACTCAGTAATTTACAGGAATATGGCCTTTTAATTCCTTACAGTTATGCATTCTTTTTAGTGCAAGCATTATCTTAGCGAGTAGGCAGTAATTAGAGCAACAATATTCTCAAGAGGTATATCCAAAGGGACAAGAAGTGGCTATCTGTTACTACCATATATCATAAAGTTCCCCGATCCAACTTAatcttcctttgttttgctctgctgtgtGATTTATTCTATAAAGATACTCAGACTCAAAACCACTTAATTCCTCCTGAAATCCTTGAAACAGAGCTTCGCTTTGAATTTTGGTTATGGTAAATAATGATGACTCTATGCTGTCCTGCAGaattaatctgtttttattAGATGGTGAAATTCACCGCTCTGATAATGTAGCTGTCTCAAGATGATGAATATTATTCAAAGAGGTGGAACactgagtatttttaaaaaactaagaATCATTTGAAAAGATACAGAGCTCCAACAGAATGGAGTAGGTGGTCAGTCTGCCAGGGACCAGTGGAAAAGCTCAGCTTTGTCTGCAGTACCATATTTTAACCTTTTGATGGGTCTTTGAAAAAGACTGACTACGATGGGCACGAAACTAACAGCCAGtgaattttctgatttgtgttTGGGTGGGTGTTTCAGATTAATCTCTATAGTTAAAGACTGTATTTTGTCTACTGCCTCTGTATCACTTCCAGGATCTGTACTGCCGACCTTGattattcatttttgtttctcactagATGACTAACGggagtttttctgtttgtttaaaggGACAGATAGCACAGATACAGAATGCAAACCTTGTCCTCCTGGCACTTTTTCACGTGAGGAATCTTACGATACCAGCTGTATACCACATACAGTGTGAGCCGGTGTTTCTGTCTAATAGCAACCTCAGCTGTGCACAGGGCTGATTTCTTTCCTaacttctctttttgtttcttgcagTTGTAAATCAGTGGCTATTCCTGGAAACAGCGTGAATGACACTGTTTGCAGTGACTCAAGAAAAGCGGTTGCCACTGTTCTACCTCACACTGTTTTGAACCTGCTCCTGACCCAAAGCTTGCCTTCcaacaaacctgaaaaaataactCGACCTGTCACTTCAAACTCTGTGACTGACGTGTCTTACATCATCGGTAAGCTGTTAACTCATTTAAAGTTACTTCTGTCTGGCTAGGAAGCAAGTTTGTATTTACTGTTCAGCTTCTTTCTAGGACCAACGACCTGTACTCAGAGCTGTAGAAGAGCTGAATTAATTCAGTATGACACTGCTTGTAGTGAGTGGCGCAGTACTTACCTGTGCATCTGCGCTACCCTGGAGACTTTGTAATGCTGGAAATAGTTCTAAAAAGCCCCAAACTAGATTATACAAAGCATTTCCTGAGAACTGCTACCGTGAAGGAGCTGGTAGAAAAAGGTGTATCTTAGATTCTGGACTGAGGCAAACCTGACTTCTTAAACTCCTTGGTGAGAAGTCTGGAGATTTCTGGCAGCCTTTTCCAAGACAGGAGGTCCTTGTGGCATTTGCAGGTGTGGATGCGTTCTCTCCTGTTCACAACCTGTCTGGAAGGCATGTATGTTTAGGAGCATTCTGGGCTGCCTGGCCGTGTGTTTAACAAACCGTTGCTAGCCTAGAGACATGTTTTGTGACAGAGGCCAAAAGTCTGTCCTGACTTCTCCGGAAAGGAAAATTCGATTTTATGAAGTGGTGGAGACTGAAATGAGATGTTGGTATCTGACAACAGAGGCATCAAATGCGAATGTCAAACACCACTGGTATTTGTAGATTTAGCTTTTGTAGCCGTGGACAGAAGCTACAAAACTACCTCTTTCTAATTAGATACTTTATCAGATCCACCTGCTAAATaatatatcttttttatttatttcaggatCAGTAGCAGGGCCATTGTTATTGGTCCTGATAATCGCTATTTTGGGGTGTTGTGTAGTCtccaaaaaaaaaggtaagattCATGAATTGAAAACAAGCAGATCTGTAAATACGGGAAAGAGTGTCACCTGATTTTGTATGGATTTGAGCCTAGTGTTGACTAACATTACTATCTTAGAAGATGCTAGCTCTCTGAAGCTTTTCTCATGGCTGTCTATGGATGAAGTATAACAAATGTGGAGATTCTTTGGTGTCTAATAATGTATGAGttagtttattttcctttcaagtgGATAAGGCGATGATTTACAGGTTTCTGCCTCACTAGCTGGCAACCTGTAGCTTTGTGAAACCCGCAGAGCATTTGACACCGTTCCTCTATTATACTGGGACGAAATTGGCAAGAAGCTTCAAAGGTCAATAGAAGAGAGACTAAGAGAAAACTCAGTCAAATCAGCTTGAACACATAAGCTTTGCAGCTACAGAAAAGTAGAATTAAATACTCCAGGAATTCAATATGTATTTAGAATAAAAGTATCTTTATTGAATCACATGGGGTGAAATTAATCTCAGTACAGGGATACAGTAAGGGAAATGTCCCATTCAAATCTCTCTTGTTCCTCTGATTTTAGACAATTGTCCAAACATACAACATCCTAGTGGAGTTGGACAGCTGTGCAACAGCTGTACTCCTACTGGAGattgttaaatattttgtacttCATCATTTAAATATTAGACATTATCAAATGTTATCATTAAACAGTGATGACCATAGTTTATTGTCATCAATGCTTTTTCTCACTTACTAATTCATGTAGAGGGTCCTCTTTGCTTGCTGGCTAAATTTAAGTCACAGTTATGAAATCAATACAATATAGCtttcaacattttcaaacactgtGTAATAAATGTACATTCGGAGTTTATTTGAGGAGCAGAGAATGAGAGTAGTTAAGAGAGCAGattttgtaacagaaacaaatttaGGTGCTAATAAACTCTTTCCTCACTTGCAGCCCTTGTATACTCTCCACCGACCACAGCAGCAGATTCGGTGAGTGTCACTCCTTCCTTTccatcttttccatttctttagaAGTTAACACAGAAATCATGCAGTCTTAcctaagcagaagaaaacagcagaaaggcaaCTGGAGTGAGAATGAGGTGGTCTGGTCCCCAAGCTAGAGTGTAAGATAACTTACATAACGCACAAAATGCACCGGCCTCGCTTGACATTAGGCTGTGTCAGCAACAAAGCACAGCTGCGGTTCAGCAGAGCAGCCTATAGATCCTCTGTTCCCTGGGCAATCAGTGTCGAACTGTAGGTGCCTTCAGGAGACAGGCTCATTTTGTTGAACGCCTGATGAGCTGGTATGAATTTTACTTAGTCATCACTATGCAAATGGCCATTACCAGCCGTTCCTTTAGCTGGCTAAGTACTGACCAGCTCTTTGTTAGTGTTTGTTAAAAAGattaacattttgcatttttctgcaaatgttcCAGCCTTTTTCCGctacagaaaagcagtgtgACAAAACCCCAAGAAATACAGGATCACAAAACTCCAGCAGTTCTGAACAGGAGGAACAGCATCTCTTGGAAACTTCTGGGTCCAGCAGTAGCTCCCTGAATCGTCCAACTGGATCTGCAAGACTCAGTGTAGTAAATAACaagaacaatgaaaagaaaaaaacagaagaatttcagCAGCAACGCTCGGCTGCAGAAGGGTGTAAGCTTCACAGCGGAGACAGACACCACTCTGCGAGTTCAGGTAAGAATGTATCAGAATGATCAAGAACCCCTTGACATTTGATTATTGATTCTGAGTCTTTTTAGCAGAAGTTTAAGTGGCAGGATAAAACATCAGACTCGCGTTCAGCAGAGAGTATTTtgtaacttctgaaaacaagaagCGATTGATTTTAGCTGTCAGCCTCAGACAGTAAAGCGCGTGTGCTCAGTGGAGAAGTTATTTGCAGCCTAGGGGATTGGTGTGATGGTGTAGGCGCTTACCTGTGAGTGGAGTAAGAGCCAAAGGGAGCCGTAAGAAAAGAACATTGTCAAAAGCATCTGAGATGGCAACAGATGGGTTGTGATCCAGGGctctgtatgtatgtatttatttatttatttatgggaTGACATGTGGATTTTAtggtacaaaaaaaaccctaaaatgtTATAGAACCAACTCCACCACCTTGCCTAAATTAAGTGAAGCAAGACAATGTTTAGTGTCTATTTTAGCTTGAAGTCAAAGCACTGGATAAAGAATCCAGCTCTCCTGTTTTGGGTTTCATTCTTCTGtgtttaatgtgttttctgtttatttgacAGAACATTCTGGTAACGGAGGAACGCAGGTGAATGTGACTTGTATTGTTAAAGTATGTAGTCCAGACTGCAATTCCCAGCTCCCAGAACAGACAAGTTCAACAAGCATGGATTATGGAAATGCTCCCTCTTATTCCCCAACAGGGGAAGAAATTCCcctttccaaagaagaaaaccccttgaaaaaagaaactgaaattcagaTCTCAGTAGAAAATGAGGACAATTTACTTCAAGACTGACTTCCAGAAGAAATGAAGCTTCCCCTGGGTCTTCAAGATGTGGGGATGAAAACCAGTTAAAGGAAATTACAGATCGTATGCTGATCGACTGATAAAATTAATCAAACAACCCATTATCttctaaaataaacattgtTAAATGTAGCATTGTTAGAGAGACTTGAAATTTTAGGCCAATATAGACATTGatgcttttggggtttttaatctttttttgtcAGCTTTGAGAGTCAAAGGATGATCTTCGCAGTTtacaaaaattttcttttaaactgaatggccagcttctccctttcttctgtGATACCCTACCAGAGATCCTTACCAGAtttgaaaaggaacatttttctaACTTCAtgccattgattttttttctcctgagacTTCCTGTGATGGTAATTTGGGTTCAGGTATGCCACCTGTCAAGAACATGGCTGTGACCAGCACTTCCAAGAGACTGCAGTTAAATCTTCATTCATTCAATGCTAATGAATTAtccatttgattttaattttcagactaTTGCATTCAGTTTCCTATCATGTATCTTCACGGACATACTTCCACTCATCCTCCTGgatatttcttttgttattaCAGTTTGCTTTTGCTCATTTTTGGACCAAACTTGTCAAATCCACATTAAGTATATCAAGGAGTGAAATCTTTTGCAGGAGCTTTTTAAACTAGATTACAACAATAGCAATTTATTAGCTGTAcaatacttcattttattttagaaaatctgTATTAAGTAGTTGCCCTCTTGGAGTAGGAAGTAGATACCTTTTGATTGACAGCTCTAAAGTTTGTCATCTTTGTGTCCTGGTTGATTTAATATGGTTCCCTGATTGATTCTGACCTCTTTTTTGAGGTTAACCataaacccaaaatatttttgcctatGTTCCGGTGAATATTAGAGAAGGCTTATGTGAGTATGTATGCCAGAGAGCTCATGCCCGCTGACCTCACGAAAAGGACACGCTCCTGACGTGGCACAGCATGATCTGTAAGGAGGGGAATTGACTCAAACCTCAGAACCAGAAAATCCTGTTCTCCTTTGCTTCTTGCTTGACATTGAAGATCCAGCCACCTCTTATAGAAAATTAGTAGAGGTTTTCCTTGAATCAGAGTGGGAATCTTTTGGGTTTGGATGTCAGTTTTTAGGATCCCATTTcctgtaattatattttatatatgtgaCTTAAACGACAGTTGCGGTGTCTGTATTCAACCACAGTGTGCAGTAGGGTGTCTGAATTACAATGGAGTGAAGTCCTACAGTAGgcataacttttttcttttatgccaTAAAAACATACTGTTGGACTAGACGCTTGCTGTACATCCC
Proteins encoded:
- the LOC121084759 gene encoding tumor necrosis factor receptor superfamily member 1B-like, which codes for MGPRWALLAALLHAAGGREYSLPYTPQFAKCKDPSTEFYEEELNKCCSQCPPGEYKTESCSHTVDTKCSPCSPNTYTAIWNRSPQCFACSPPCRKGFVQNQTCTKSQDRICSCPPNEYCISKIFGYCEICKVHKKCGKGYRVSRRGTDSTDTECKPCPPGTFSREESYDTSCIPHTVCKSVAIPGNSVNDTVCSDSRKAVATVLPHTVLNLLLTQSLPSNKPEKITRPVTSNSVTDVSYIIGSVAGPLLLVLIIAILGCCVVSKKKALVYSPPTTAADSPFSATEKQCDKTPRNTGSQNSSSSEQEEQHLLETSGSSSSSLNRPTGSARLSVVNNKNNEKKKTEEFQQQRSAAEGCKLHSGDRHHSASSEHSGNGGTQVNVTCIVKVCSPDCNSQLPEQTSSTSMDYGNAPSYSPTGEEIPLSKEENPLKKETEIQISVENEDNLLQD